The genomic DNA GAACGAAGTGGTGGAACTGATCCGCACGTATGAGGCGGCCCTCGAAAACCCCAATACCAGCGCTGAAAAAATGCAGCAGCTCATGGAGCGGATCGATGAGCTGCAAGCCTGGGACTTTGAAGTAAAGGTCAAGCAGATCCTCTCCAAACTGGGCATCCACAACCTCGACACTCAGATAAAACACCTTTCGGGCGGGCAGCGCAAACGTGTGGCCATGGCCCGCGTGCTGATAGAGGAACCCAATATGCTTATTCTGGATGAGCCGACCAACCACCTGGACCTGGACACCATTGAGTGGCTGGAAAACCTGCTCTCTACCCAGAACACCACGCTTTTGATGGTAACGCACGACCGCTATTTCCTGGATAAGGTTGCCAATGAGATCGTGGAACTGGACAACGGCGAGCTCTACTCCTACAAAGGCAACTACAGCTATTTTATAGAAAAGAAGGCCGAGCGCGAAGAAATGTCGGCTGCGGAAACAGAAAAGGCCCGCAACCTAATGCGCAAAGAGCTGGACTGGATCAGGCGGCAGCCCAAAGCCCGCGGCACCAAAGCCAAGTATAGGGTAGATGCCTTTGAGGAGCTGAAGGAAAAAGCAGCCAAAAAAGTATCCGGCCCGGCGCTGGAGCTGTCGGTAAAAACAACGCGCCAGGGTGGCAAGATCATCGAGGTCGATAATATCTCCAAGTCGTTTGGCGACAAGAAGATCGTGGACAACTTCACCTACGTGTTCAAGAAAAAAGACCGCATTGGTGTGGTAGGCCCGAATGGCGCCGGCAAATCCACGTTCCTCAACATGCTGACGGGCAAGCTGCTGCCGGATGCCGGCATCATCGATGCGGGCCAGACCACGGTGTTCGGCTACTACACCCAGGACGAGCTCACCTTCCGCGACGACCAGCGCGTGATCGATATTGTGAAGGAGATTGCCGAGGTGGTGGAAATGGCCAACGGCGAGGTGATCACGGCCAGCCAGTTTCTGCAGCACTTCCAGTTTGCCCCTCCGCAGCAGTATACGTTCGTGAGCAAACTGAGTGGGGGCGAAAAGCGCCGCCTGCAGCTTTTGCGCGTGCTCATCAAGAACCCCAACTTCCTGATCCTTGATGAGCCCACCAACGACCTGGACATCATCACGCTCAACATCCTGGAAGATTTCCTGCTAAACTTTGGCGGCTGCCTGCTCATCGTGAGCCACGACCGTTATTTTATGGACCGGCTGGTGGAGCATTTGTTTGTGTTCGAAGGCGAGGGAAAGATCCGCAACTTTGCCGGCAACTACACCGATTACCGCGAATGGCTGAAAGAGCAGGACAAACAGGAGCAGGAAGACAGCAGGCAGGCCGCCCTGGCGGCTCCCGTCGTAGCCTCAAAAGCAGAACAGCCCGGCAGCAAACGCAAGGCAAATTATGCGGAGAAAAAAGAGTATGAGCAGCTCGAAAAAGAGATAGCGCAGCTCGAGAGCCGCAAAACCGCACTCACCGCTACCATGAGTGCCGGCACCACCACCGACCATGCCCAGCTAACCGCCTGGGCCACTGAACTGGAACGTATAAACGAGGCGCTAGAAGAAAAGGAATTCCGCTGGCTGGAACTAGCGGAGCTGATGTAGCCATCTGGTAACTACTTAATTAAAGTATAAAGGTAGCCCGCGGGCTGCCTTTATACTTTAACCTGGCCGTACTCCTTTCGCCAAGGTATACTTCTCCCTAGCTACTATTCTTTTTCTAATCCTGTCACTACCACATACTTTTCCTGGTTCCGCTGACCTACTTTCACAATGCTGTTGCGGAAAGCTTTCGGGTTATTGATCGTTTTGTAAAAATCATCCAGGTAAGCCACCGTTTGCTTCCGGTACTTTTTATCCAGCAGATCACAGCCGGTATATACTTTATAAATGTCGGCGCGATGA from Pontibacter liquoris includes the following:
- a CDS encoding ABC-F family ATP-binding cassette domain-containing protein; amino-acid sequence: MNYLSAENISKSFGDRWLFKNLNFGISQGQRIVLVGVNGSGKTTLLNVLAGKLPPDEGSVSTRKEVSIGFLGQNPEFNEELTVQQTIFSTQNEVVELIRTYEAALENPNTSAEKMQQLMERIDELQAWDFEVKVKQILSKLGIHNLDTQIKHLSGGQRKRVAMARVLIEEPNMLILDEPTNHLDLDTIEWLENLLSTQNTTLLMVTHDRYFLDKVANEIVELDNGELYSYKGNYSYFIEKKAEREEMSAAETEKARNLMRKELDWIRRQPKARGTKAKYRVDAFEELKEKAAKKVSGPALELSVKTTRQGGKIIEVDNISKSFGDKKIVDNFTYVFKKKDRIGVVGPNGAGKSTFLNMLTGKLLPDAGIIDAGQTTVFGYYTQDELTFRDDQRVIDIVKEIAEVVEMANGEVITASQFLQHFQFAPPQQYTFVSKLSGGEKRRLQLLRVLIKNPNFLILDEPTNDLDIITLNILEDFLLNFGGCLLIVSHDRYFMDRLVEHLFVFEGEGKIRNFAGNYTDYREWLKEQDKQEQEDSRQAALAAPVVASKAEQPGSKRKANYAEKKEYEQLEKEIAQLESRKTALTATMSAGTTTDHAQLTAWATELERINEALEEKEFRWLELAELM